A stretch of the Fusarium musae strain F31 chromosome 2, whole genome shotgun sequence genome encodes the following:
- a CDS encoding hypothetical protein (EggNog:ENOG41), which translates to MSRDDDLTREESRSHALTREPTREEKTREAIAEGHDADIPSNIGFIPTPADEQRRASLTSHRRASHARASLEPEKHAEGDDVRDEEEGGSQTQSESDIVWWDGDKDRQNPYNFATWKKVLNCVLVSALTFVTPLASSMFAPGVPQLMVEFGSQSRELASFCVSVYVLGFAAGPMIFAPLSELYGRQIVYHCCNVGFIVFVIACAKAPSLSSFIAFRFLSGTFGSTPITNGGGTIADMIVQEKRGAAMASFSIGPLLGPIIGPVVGGVITDALGWRWVFWIIAIISGVLSSIFFFASEETYAPVILARKTKRLQKETGNDRLRSKLDAGLSPADYFKRGILRPFKMLLFSPICIICGVYVGLAYAYLYLLFTSLTPLFMKIYHFNTVHAGLTFLGLGVGSMIGVAYFSVSSDKYMKKKAAATKEQGIDDPAESMRPENRLPPLRIGAVLLPAGFFIYGWTAEYHTHWIAPILGTCVIGVGNLVIFMSLQMYLIDSFTIYAASALAANAVMRSIAGAFLPLAGLPMYDKLGMGWGNSLLGFIAAALIPAPWLFIKYGEHLRKKFEIKDL; encoded by the exons ATGAGTCGAGACGATGACTTGACTCGCGAAGAGTCAAGATCCCATGCCTTGACCCGCGAACCAACACGCGAAGAAAAGACGCGAGAGGCTATTGCCGAGGGTCACGATGCAGATATTCCTAGCAACATTGGCTTTATCCCCACGCCAGCAGACGAGCAAAGAAGAGCTAGTCTCACGAGTCATCGACGTGCAAGCCATGCAAGAGCCTCCCTGGAGCCAGAAAAACATGCCGAGGGTGATGACGtgagagatgaggaagaaggtggTTCGCAAACGCAGAGCGAGAGCGATATTGTTTGGTGGGATGGTGATAAGGATCGCCAGAATCCGTACAACTTTGCGACTTGGAAGAAGGTCCTCAATTGTGTGCTCGTGAGCGCGCTGACGTTCGTCACTCCCTTGGCTTCTT CCATGTTTGCACCCGGTGTGCCGCAACTTATGGTCGAGTTCGGCAGCCAAAGTCGTGAACTTGCATCCTTCTGTGTGTCGGTTTATGTTCTCGGTTTCGCTGCAGGTCCTATGATCTTCGCTCCTCTATCGGAACTTTATGGACGTCAAATAGTCTATCACTGCTGCAACGTTGGCTTCATCG TGTTCGTTATTGCCTGCGCCAAAGCTCCCTCGCTGAGCAGCTTCATCGCATTCCGCTTCCTCAGTGGCACATTTGGCTCGACACCCATCACCAACGGCGGCGGTACAATCGCAGATATGATCGTTCAGGAGAAGCGAGGTGCGGCAATGGCGAGCTTCAGTATCGGTCCGCTTCTTGGACCCATCATTGGGCCAgtcgttggtggtgttaTCACTGATGCCCTAGGCTGGCGATGGGTATTTTGGATCATTGCTATCATATCCGGCGTCCTGTCCtctatcttcttcttcgcctctgAAGAGACCTACGCACCCGTCATTCTCGCACGAAAAACAAAGAGACTCCAGAAGGAAACAGGCAACGACCGCCTCCGATCTAAACTCGACGCTGGCCTCAGTCCCGCGGATTACTTCAAGCGCGGTATCCTTCGCCCATTCAAGATGCTCCTCTTCTCACCGATCTGCATCATTTGCGGTGTATACGTCGGTCTCGCATATGCATACCTCTACCTCCTCTTCACGAGTCTCACACCTCTGTTTATGAAAATCTACCACTTCAACACGGTTCACGCAGGCCTGACattccttggtcttggtgtggGTAGTATGATTGGTGTAGCATACTTTTCTGTCTCGAGTGACAAGTACATGAAAAAGAAGGCTGCAGCTACTAAGGAGCAAGGCATTGACGATCCCGCTGAATCAATGAGGCCTGAGAATCGACTCCCGCCCCTGAGGATTGGTGCCGTTCTGCTTCCAGCTGGTTTCTTCATTTACGGATGGACTGCTGAGTACCATACTCATTGGATTGCACCTATTCTTGGAACATGTGTTATTGGTGTCGGAAACCTGGTCATCTTCATG TCACTGCAGATGTACCTCATCGACAGTTTCACCATCTACGCAGCCTCCGCCCTCGCCGCCAACGCCGTTATGCGATCAATCGCCGGTGCATTCCTACCTCTCGCGGGACTGCCAATGTACGATAAACTCGGTATGGGATGGGGAAACAGTCTCTTGGGCTTCATCGCTGCTGCGCTAATCCCTGCGCCGTGGTTGTTCATCAAGTACGGAGAGCATTTGAGAAAGAAATTTGAGATCAAGGATTTATAG
- the PKI1 gene encoding Pyruvate kinase (EggNog:ENOG41~BUSCO:EOG09261QXC) has translation MAQKPSHKHSKSVMAATAQDHLEFGGKISWLASLDTAFRPQRNYRRSSIICTIGPKTNSVEAINKLRDSGLNVVRMNFSHGSYEYHKSVIDNARESEATHAGRNVAIALDTKGPEIRTGNTPNDEDIPISAGHEMNITTDDSYATACDDKNMYVDYKNITNVIEPGRVIYVDDGVLAFDVLEIKDEKTIRVKARNNGAICSKKGVNLPNTDVDLPALSEKDKADLKFGVENNVDMVFASFIRRAQDIYDIREVLGEKGKHIQIISKIENRQGLNNFKEILEATDGVMVARGDLGIEIPAAEVFAAQKKLIAMCNLAGKPVICATQMLESMIKNPRPTRAEISDVGNAITDGADCVMLSGETAKGSYPSEAVKEMHETCLKAENTIPYVSHFEEMCTLVKRPVSTVESCAMAAVRASLDLGAGGIIVLSTSGESARMLSKYRPVCPIFMVTRSPTTSRFAHLYRGVYPFLFPETKPDFTQVNWQEDVDRRIKWAVNNALQLNVLTPGDTVVVVQGWKGGMGNTNTLRIVKADPEHLGIGQLQ, from the exons ATGGCTCAGAAACCCTCACACAAGCATTCCAAAAGCGTCATGGCTGCTACCGCTCAGGACCACCTCGAGTTCGGAGGCAAGATCTCATGGCTTGCCTCCCTCGACACCGCTTTCCGACCTCAGCGCAACTACCGCCgctcctccatcatctgcACCATTGGCCCCAAGACCAACTCTGTTGAggccatcaacaagctccGAGATTCCGGTCTTAACGTTGTCCGCATGAACTTCTCTCACGGATCATACGAGTACCACAAGTCTGTCATTGACAACGCTCGTGAGTCCGAGGCTACCCACGCTGGTCGCAATGTTGCCATTGCTCTTGATACCAAGGGCCCCGAGATCCGAACGGGTAACACTCCCAACGATGAGGATATTCCCATCAGTGCTGGCCACGAGATGAACATCACCACCGACGATTCTTATGCCACCGCCTGTGACGACAAGAACAT GTACGTCGACTACAAGAACATTACCAATGTCATTGAGCCCGGCCGTGTCATCTACGTCGACGACGGTGTTCTCGCTTTCGACGTCCTCGAGATCAAGGACGAGAAGACCATCCGAGTCAAGGCCCGCAACAACGGTGCTATCTGCTCCAAGAAGGGTGTCAACCTGCCCAACACTGATGTCGATCTTCCCGCTCTTTccgagaaggacaaggccgATCTCAAGTTCGGTGTTGAGAACAACGTCGACATGGTTTTCGCCTCTTTCATCCGCCGCGCTCAGGATATCTATGACATCCGTGAGGTTCTCGGCGAGAAGGGCAAGCACATCCAgatcatctccaagatcgagaacCGACAGGgtctcaacaacttcaaggaGATCCTCGAGGCTACCGATGGTGTCATGGTTGCCCGTGGTGATCTCGGTATCGAGATTCCCGCTGCTGAGGTGTTTGCtgcccagaagaagctcattgCCATGTGCAACCTCGCTGGCAAGCCCGTCATCTGCGCTACTCAGATGCTCGAGTCCATGATCAAGAACCCCCGCCCCACCCGTGCTGAGATCAGCGACGTCGGTAACGCCATCACTGATGGTGCCGACTGTGTCATGCTTTCTGGTGAGACAGCCAAGGGTAGCTACCCCtctgaggctgtcaaggagatgCACGAGACTTGCCTCAAGGCCGAGAACACCATCCCCTACGTTTCTCACTTCGAGGAGATGTGCACTCTCGTCAAGCGACCCGTCTCCACTGTCGAGTCTTGCGCTATGGCTGCTGTCCGCGCTTCCCTCGATCTCGGTGCTGGCGGTATCATTGTCCTCTCCACCTCCGGAGAGTCGGCCCGCATGCTTTCCAAGTACCGACCCGTGTGCCCCATCTTCATGGTCACTCGAAGCCCCACCACATCTCGATTCGCCCATCTGTACCGTGGCGTGTACCCCTTCCTGTTCCCCGAGACCAAGCCCGACTTCACCCAGGTTAACTGGCAGGAGGATGTCGATCGCCGAATCAAGTGGGCCGTCAACAACGCTCTTCAGCTCAACGTCCTCACCCCCGGTGACACCGTTGTCGTTGTCCAGGGCTGGAAGGGCGGCATGGGTAACACCAACACCCTCCGAATCGTCAAGGCTGACCCCGAGCACCTCGGCATTGGCCAGCTTCAGTAA